Genomic DNA from Candidozyma auris chromosome 1, complete sequence:
tcgtcAAGGCATGCCTTTAGCTTGTTTCTGGTGGTCGCCTGGTACTTGATGATCTGCGGGTGCTCCATTTCTTTAAAAATGCCTTCAAGGCATTCAAGCGCGAGAACTCGTATCTTCTCATCATTGACAAGACATTTGTTCACAATGATTTTGGATGTACATAAGTCCACAAGCTTCGCCAAGAGACTATCGATATTCTCAGAAATAAGCTCTGGTGTTTCGCTGATGATCACCTTGAACGTATCGAGAGATGCTCTCAAAATGATAGAGTTTTGAATGCTTAGCCCATTGAGCACCATGGGGAAGACCTCGCCGAGGTGGGGCCTCAAGATCTTTGACGAGATGTTTCCAATAACAATAGCCAATGTACCCAAGAGCACCTCCTTTCTCTCATCACTTCCAATCGTCTCGAACTCCTTGAGTATTCTATCTAATATGATCTCAAAACTCTGTTGTTTATAAAGAAGCTTCACATTCAAATTGACAACTCCAGAAatgatcttgatttttgtaTTCTCAGGATTTGAAAAGATATCCAAGTCTGCCatcaagatgttgaagcATTTAGATGTCTGTCTGCTATAGCTTATGTCCTCGGACGCAAAcacttcatcaagcaaTTTTCTTAGGTAAAACAAACCTACCTGATCGATTCTCGTGATCAAGCCTTTCAAGATCCAAGTTGCAAACTCCAAGGAGTTAATATCACCGTGAGACCCGGAAAAAACATTATTAAGGATTTCGGAGTTCGATTCATCATTTTGCTTCGTGAACTTGTTGACTAGGAGGGCAATCGTTTGCAAGTACCCAACTCTCACAAACAGGGCTTCAGCTTTCATAGCCAAATTGATGTTCTCTTGAACCTTTTCATGAACTGGGTATGGAAACTTACACTCCTTATCAACTTTTGCTAAAATGTGCTTCAAAATCGCAATCTTTGGTGCTGGAGCGTCAAGAACATTCAACGCACTTCCGGGCTTCTCCCAAAAATCACGAAGGGTGTCATTGAGAatattttgttgatgagactTCTCCGTGTAACGTACAATGAGTCCAAGCAATCTCCCGCTCATCTCAAGCACTGCTGCATCATCGCCAGACTTCTGCACTAGAAGATCCAAGAAGCGAGGAACGAAGTTCTTGTACCAAGTGTTCGTCATAAACGGTTTCACGGACTGTGTTTGGTTAAATGAGTTGATAAGACAGTCAAGAATACCGCAGAATCTTTCACGGTCTAGCTCTTCATAGGCGATCTTGTTAAGAAGTCTGATAGATAACACTTCTAAAATCTTGTAATTGACGCAAAGCTTATTGATTATTTCCAAAATATGGGCATCCGTGTAGTTGTCCAAAAGCGTTGGCAAAATTATCTCAATAACACAGTTCACATTTTCATTGATTTTATTTTCGCTTCCCTCACTCAAGATATGGACAATACCACTGATAATTTCTTTGACAAATATGTCTTTTTCCCACCCCCTATCGTTTGATTGAATGGCACTCACTAAGTTTTCATTAAGCCAACCAAGAATGAGCAGAACTTCTGTGCCCACCAAGAAATCTTTTAGCAAAATCAATTTGACCAACTGTTGGGTAATTTTGCATTTGAGAGTCTTGTCAAGCTTTGATGAGGTTTGAAGTAGCTGTCCCATGAAAATGAGCAAGTGATCCTTATATGTGATGAGATCATTGGATGTATCAAGCAACATGCTGGCCGTAAAAACAAATCCAAGGTTGTCTATAAGATCCCTTTGACGTGCTACAGTGAGTGAGATGTCAACTTCCATATCATTCTCATCATTTTCTGGTTTCTCTTGGATGTCACTTCTCACATATTTCCCCCAAACCTCAAATGAGAACAAAAACTCGACGAAGCTGTTGAAAACTTTTGAAGACACACTTGCAAGAGCGCTCATGATAATGACTGACTGCTTCACTGTTTTGCTATCCTGTGACTCAAAATTCCTTCTGAGGTCATTGTGGACTGTTTGAATCAATGCGTCAATCAGCTCGTCTGACTCTGAGAGCCTTTGCACTATAGCGGACAACGTTTGAAGCGTGAGAAACAAGCTTTTGTTATTATCCGAATC
This window encodes:
- the MET18 gene encoding Met18p, which gives rise to MSADDTSTLVNQFIASVASSGEASEVAAGKIADNLASGSLSLLQFIQVLGPTLTSEDLSTRTYSLHCLSTTLRLSKKKVNLTNQDVNVLLQFLVKKLEDEKLTAHTLAALTSLIQFKKFLPRANDSLINLTTALTNMYDPRKHLAKVRYEGFQLLRVLFDLHHETIFSTKEFSEAFAEAFIHVASGEKDPRNLLMSFRLNVSVNEKFSFDDRTTNASHDQILTDLFDVCFCYFPISFSPPPNDPYKISAEDLKRELRKTIASQTQFAKDTFPALFEKLTSTNPTVRNDVLQTLHLCAQNYTVATLREYWITIWDALKFEVLHNDVSVFRPETSYIIPPNVEQIEDSDNNKSLFLTLQTLSAIVQRLSESDESIDALIQTVHNDLRRNFESQDSKTVKQSVIIMSALASVSSKVFNSFVEFLFSFEVWGKYVRSDIQEKPENDENDMEVDISLTVARQRDLIDNLGFVFTASMLLDTSNDLITYKDHLLIFMGQLLQTSSKLDKTLKCKITQQLVKLILLKDFLVGTEVSLILGWLNENLVSAIQSNDRGWEKDIFVKEIISGIVHILSEGSENKINENVNCVIEIILPTLLDNYTDAHILEIINKLCVNYKILEVLSIRLLNKIAYEELDRERFCGILDCLINSFNQTQSVKPFMTNTWYKNFVPRFLDLLVQKSGDDAAVLEMSGRLLGLIVRYTEKSHQQNILNDTLRDFWEKPGSALNVLDAPAPKIAILKHILAKVDKECKFPYPVHEKVQENINLAMKAEASFVRVGYLQTIALLVNKFTKQNDESNSEILNNVFSGSHGDINSLEFATWILKGLITRIDQVGLFYLRKLLDEVFASEDISYSRQTSKCFNILMADLDIFSNPENTKIKIISGVVNLNVKLLYKQQSFEIILDRILKEFETIGSDERKEVLLGTLAIVIGNISSKILRPHLGEVFPMVLNGLSIQNSIILRASLDTFKVIISETPELISENIDSLLAKLVDLCTSKIIVNKCLVNDEKIRVLALECLEGIFKEMEHPQIIKYQATTRNKLKACLDDKKRSVRKKACDVRQHLYDSGR